In Prunus dulcis chromosome 1, ALMONDv2, whole genome shotgun sequence, the following are encoded in one genomic region:
- the LOC117615230 gene encoding DUF21 domain-containing protein At4g14240: MHPINAIMVTRMLTRNSGLGSEVGSIPFGSVWWFVYAGLSCFFVLFAGIMSGLTLGLMSLGLVDLEILQRSGSPTEKKQAALILPVVQKQHQLLVTLLLCNAAAMEALPIYLDKLFNQYVAIILSVTFVLFFGEVIPQAICTRYGLAVGSNFVCLVRVLMVLCYPIAYPIGKILDCVLGHNEALFRRAQLKALVSIHSQEEGKGGELTHDETTIISGALDLTEKTAEEAMTPIESTFSLDVNSKLDWEAMGKVLARGHSRVPVYSGNSRNIIGLLLVKSLLTVRPETETPVSAVSIRRIPRVPADMPLYDILNEFQKGSSHMAAVVKSKGKSKALPPIDAEKEDNRVSDTDSQLTTPLLSKQDGKPDSVIVDIPRVPRSPHSNRETFASHGDGATNGFPQLSEDIEDGEVIGIITLEDVFEELLQEEIVDETDEYVDVHKRIRVAAAAAASSVARAPSVRRITAHKGPAKVSKD; this comes from the exons ATGCATCCGATAAATGCGATAATGGTGACTCGGATGCTGACGCGGAACTCGGGCCTCGGATCGGAGGTTGGCAGCATACCCTTCGGATCGGTCTGGTGGTTCGTTTACGCGGGGCTCTCGTGCTTCTTCGTCCTCTTCGCCGGTATAATGTCCGGCCTAACCCTAGGACTCATGTCGCTCGGCCTCGTCGACCTTGAGATTTTACAGCGCAGTGGCTCTCCCACCGAGAAAAAACAAGCAG CTCTTATATTGCCGGTGGTTCAGAAGCAGCATCAGCTGCTCGTTACTTTGCTTCTGTGTAATGCGGCTGCTATGGAA GCTCTTCCTATATATTTGGATAAACTTTTCAATCAGTATGTTGCTATCATCCTCTCCGTGACTTTTGTCCTGTTTTTTGGAGAG GTTATTCCACAAGCAATATGCACTAGATATGGACTCGCTGTTGGTTCCAACTTTGTATGTCTTGTACGAGTTTTGATGGTTCTTTGCTATCCAATTGCTTATCCAATTGGCAAG ATCTTGGACTGTGTTCTGGGACATAATGAAGCATTATTTAGGCGAGCGCAGTTGAAAGCTCTTGTCTCCATCCACAGCCAGGAG GAGGGGAAGGGTGGTGAACTTACACACGATGAGACAACGATAATTAGTGGAGCACTGGATTTAACTGAAAAG ACTGCCGAGGAGGCAATGACGCCTATTGAGTCAACCTTCTCCTTAGATGTCAATTCAAAGTTGGACTG GGAAGCAATGGGGAAAGTTCTTGCTCGGGGACATAGTCGAGTTCCTGTCTATTCTGGGAATTCAAGGAATATTATTGGACTTCTGCTG GTGAAAAGTCTTCTCACTGTACGACCTGAAACAGAGACCCCAGTCAGTGCTGTTTCCATCCGAAGAATTCCACG AGTTCCTGCAGATATGCCACTATATGATATATTGAATGAGTTTCAAAAGGGCAGCAGTCATATGGCTGCTGTGGTGAAGTCTAAAGGGAAAAGTAAGGCTCTTCCACCGATTGATGCAGAGAAAGAAGACAACAGAGTCAGTGACACGGACTCCCAACTGACTACTCCTTTGCTATCCAAGCAGGATGGAAAGCCAGACAGTGTCATTGTTGACATACCCAGGGTACCAAGATCCCCTCATAGCAATAGGGAAACTTTTGCATCCCATGGTGACGGAGCTACTAATGGATTTCCCCAGTTGTCAGAGGATATCGAGGATGGTGAAGTTATTGGTATCATCACCCTGGAAGATGTATTCGAAGAACTCCTGCAG GAGGAGATTGTGGATGAAACTGATGAATATGTTGATGTACATAAAAG GATACGTGTTGCCGCAGCTGCAGCTGCTTCATCAGTGGCACGGGCTCCATCAGTTCGGAGGATAACTGCGCACAAAGGACCC GCTAAAGTAAGCAAGGACTAG